Genomic DNA from Paenibacillus donghaensis:
GCTTGTGGCCCCACAAGCGCTGCAATGGTTATTAGTACATTGACCAACAATGTTCTTCTTCCTACTATGGCAGCAAAATACGCTATTGAAAATGGGTTTCGTACAAGTAATGAGGGAACATCCTGGGGATTCTTCTCTAGCATCGCTGAAAAGCACGGATTGACCTGTTCCCAAACATCTGGGCTTAATGAGGTCAAAACTGCTCTTTCTAAAGGAAAATTGGTTATCGCCTCCATGAAAAAAGGTCACTTTACAGGTGGTGGACACTATATCCTTCTTGTTGGCATCAACGGTGCCTGGATTGATGTTTATGATCCCAACCATAGTAATAGAAGATATGGTTCAGATGGCCTTGTTGACCAAGGAGTCAAAGATGATGGAAAAGTTAAATCTAAAGAATCAGTATTTAGTGCTGAGTGTAAACAGTATTGGATCTTCGATACTGTTAAAAAAGATGATACGAAAACAACACAATCAACAATAAAGGATGATGAAGAAGTGCAAACAGTAAAGATGATTCTGACCAAGGACAATAGTGTAGTTGAAGGATTCATGAAGGATAATGCTAACTATATTCCTGTAAGTGTCCTAAAGGAATTGGGTCATAGGGTTACTTGGGATAATGAGAATAAGAAATTGTATATTAGCTAAATTTTATTAAAGTAAAAATACGTATAAATAAAAGGGGATTAAAAATATGAATGATATCTATATTATTGGTGGTGCAGTCCTGCTCGTTATGACAGGATTCTTTGTCATTCCTTGGCTTCAGAAAAAAGGTGTTCTTACAAGTAAAAATATTGAGACTATCCTTAGTCTATCTAATATTGAACGTCTGGTTATCGATATCCTTCCTATTGCCGATCAATATAAAAATAAAGCAAACTTTGTCCTAGACGTTGCCGATGAAGTTGTTGATTATGTTAATACATACGTCAATGGCACACTTTCAAAGGATGATAAAATTGCACTTTCATCAAAAATAGTAGTTAGTATTTGCGAGAAATATGGAGTAAAACCGAGTAATCAAGAGATGAATTTGATTGAAATAATAATCGAACAAGGAATTAGGATTGCGGATAAAGTAGTAGCCTCTACCCCACTCATTAAGTAAAATAATTAGATATACAAAATGCCCCCATTTGGAGATTAATCCATTTGGGGGCATTTTTTTCATTTGATTCAATGTTTTAAAATTATATTTACACAACACACAGTAACAGTGTTCATTCAGATTATTCTCACTTTGGAGCAATCATTAAAGTAATCTTATCGGACTCCCTTTGATAATAAACACGTTCAATGATGAGCTTCAATAGACGATTTGATTCCTTAATGTCCGCAGAATCCTTTATTTTATCTAGAACTGTAAACCTACTTTCCATTTGAACATTTAGTGATTCGATATCAGTTGCATTCAATTGTATTTTAACTTCTGAAATGGACTTGTTGATATTTTCAACTTCATCTGTAATCGCTTTTTTATTCTCTAGGAACTCAGTTTTCTCAAATAATCCGTCTAAGAAACCATCTGACAGTTTCTTTAGTCGAGCAGTATATTTACTTTTATTCGATTCCAGATCGGCTAATTTTTCCTCCAAATCATTTGTATCGGAACCAATATTACCATTAAGAACCCTGACCCACTCTTCCCTCCAATATTGCTCAATGAACGCTAGTTGCTGATAAAACTTCTCTTTAAGAGTACTCTCCATTACACCCCTATTACCGCACTCGCATTTCTTAACAACGAGTACATCTTTCCGCTTAACACTTGTTGTGTAACCTATTTTTCTATTGCATACATTGCAGAACACAAGGTCTTTAAGTATTGTTCTGACCAATCCCCTGGAGCGTGTTCGAGTCTCCATATCTCCACTCAATCGACCCTTAATTGCAAGTTGCACTCTAATAAATCGTTCAACAGAAACTAGTGCAGGAAAGGCATTATGTGTTTCTATAATTTCCGAAACTTCCTTCGTATACTTATCTGTTAGACGTACAACCAATATTCCAAGATACTGTTTGTTGTTCAATATGTGCTGTATCGTTCTTATGTACCACTTATTTCCATATGATGACATAATGCCTCTGCCATCTAGTTCCGCTTTGATATCTCGAAGTGAATATCCCTCTTCTGCCAGTTGAAACATTAGTTGTAAATACTTCGCTCTGTCATTCGGAACAAGAGTCCTGTGTTTCCTTTTAATAAAATCGTCCCATACGGCGTCATATCCGTAGGGTGGTTGTGCGGAAACGTAATGTCCCGCCTTAGCTTTGTTAATGTAGCCATCCCTCATACGGTTATCAGTCGTTTTTAGTTCATATACGCCGAGAGATGAAACCATATCATACATTAACCTGTGTTCCTTATTTCGTAGATCATAAGTCTGGGTTGGAGTTATAATTAAACAGTTTGCTTTTTCGAGCACATCAGCTATCATTTGAGATAAGTGACCCGATCTTGCCAAACGTTGAAGTTCAACTACAACAACTGCGTGATATAGTCCGGCTTCAATGTCTCGCATCATACGCAATAGTTCTGTTCTCTCTTCAAATTTGGTTCCGCCAGAGAGAATTTCTTCATAAGTCGAAGACTCGGTATATCGAACGCCAATACGACGACATAAATCGGTTGTAATGGTGCGGTGATTCGATAGTGTAGAATCCGTATCTCCATCTGATCTGGATTTTCTGTTAAATATACATACTAGTTCATTCGCCATTAATATTCACGCTCCACAAATTCATTCTACCATGAACTTATGTAATTGTATACGCTCCAGGATGTTTCCTGCAGCTCCATTTCCACCTTACCGCCCTCTTGCAGCTGATGAAACGCGGTCTTAAGCTCTTCTGCGTTGTCCGTCACAACCGACAAGCTGATGTTGCTGCCAACTGTAAAGGGCATACCCGGAAACACGTCCGAGAACATAACAGTACTGCCAAGAATTTCAAGACGGGTATGCATAACCATAGTCTTGGCTTCCTTCGGAAGCGGGTACTGCGGATTGTCTGGCATATCACCAAAGGACATTATTTTCGGCTTCTCCGTTTTAAATACCTTGGCATAATACTCCACCGCTTCCCGGCAATTCCCGGCAAAATTCAGATACGCATGAATGGGCATTCTAATCACTCCTTTATAAAGTTAAGGATATCCTGAAACGTTACGTCTATACTATACAAAAAGCAAATCCCTGACAAGCTGGCCTACCGCTTGGCGGATTGCGGGTTCTGGCCGGTAATCAAGCGTCCTTCCTCCTGCTTTGCCATCTTCTCTTCAATATTGGCGAAGCCGGTCAGCTTCTTGCCGGATATCCATGGAGTACCGTCGGAGTGCTTGATGTTCAGCAGAGCGCCTACGCCATGGCATACTGCCGATACGATACCGCCTTTATCATATATTGCTCGGCTAATCTGCAGCAGGCTGGCATTATCCGGGAAATCAAACATCGTGCCATGGCCTCCGGTGAAATAGATGGCATCATAACTTTCCGCGTCTACCTGCTCCGGTGTCATGGTGTTCTTCAGCGTGCCCATAAATTCGGCGCTCTCGAAATAAGCTTTGGTGCTTTTGTCAAGGACGGCACCGAGGCTTTTGGGGTCCAGCGGGACATCTCCGCCTTTAGGGCTTACCAGATCAATTACAACGTCATGCTTGTCAAATACTTCTATGAAGTGAGTAGCCTCACTTAACCACAATCCAGTGGCCTCATCCTTGGAAGGAAGTATAACACCAAAACGGGCAAGTTAAACAAGAGAAAGCGGAAATTAACTTACTAAAGTTGAGATACATTAGTTTTTATAGTATGATAAAGGTACTTGAAGGAGGCGTTTATAATGGCCGAAACACCCGGCACAATGGAAATAGGAATCAGCACTTTTCTGGAAACAACACCCGACCCGCACACCGGGCAAATCATGAGCCATGCCCTGCGGCTGCGGCAGGCAGTCGAAGAGATTGTGCTTGCAGATCAGGTTGGCCTCGATGTCTATGGGATCGGTGAGCACCACCGGGCCGATTACGCCGGCACGGCACCTGCGGTTGTATTGGCAGCCGCGGCTACCCAGACCCAGCGGATCAGGCTTACCAGCGCCGTCACCGTATTGTCCTCGGATGATCCGGTGCGCGTATACCAGGCCTTCTCTACACTGGACGGCCTGTCTAACGGCCGGGCCGAGATTATGGCTGGTCGCGGTTCCTTCACCGAATCCTTCCCGCTGTTCGGATACAGCCTGGAGGATTACAACGAGCTGTTTGAGGAGAATCTGGAGCTTCTACTCGCGATCCGCGATACCGAGAAGGTCAGCTGGCGGGGCGGCCACCGTGCGGCGATTGTGAACCGGGGGGTCTACCCCCGTTCGGTACAGACACCGCTGCCGGTCTGGATCGCCAGCGGAGGCAACGCGGAATCGGCGATCCGCGCCGGCATGCTGGGCCTTCCGATCGCATTTGCGATCATCGGAGGCATGCCTGAGCAGTTCGCACCGCTGGTAGACCTCTACAAGCAGGCGGCCGTGCGGGCTGGCCATGATCCGGCCAAGCTGCAGATTGCCACCCATTCGCACGGGTTCGTCGGGGATACCACCGATGAAGCCGCCGAGAAGTTCTTCGCGCCGACACAGGCGCAGATGAACGTAATCGGCCGCGAACGCGGCTGGGGCCAGCCATATAGCCGCGCGACCTACGATGCCGCGCGCAGCCTGCGCGGCGCGCTGTATGTCGGCGACCCCGAATATGTCGCCGAGAAGATCATTCTGCTGCGCCGTAACCTGGGCGTCTCGCGTTTCTTCCTGCACGTCAATGTCGGCACAATGCCGCATCTGGAGGTCATGCGGGCGATTGAGCTGCTGGGCACGCGGGTAGCGCCCATTGTGCGTAAAGAGCTTGCCCGTCTCGAAGGCTGACGGACCTGCTGCAATACAAGGTCAGCCGAACCGACCTACGTTTGCACGCTATAGAACATGGTCTATGAATGCTAAGTTGGATTCCGGCGCAATCTCGGCTAACTTCCGTATGATTTCAACCCGTATGATTAATGGGAATTTCGTTACTGCTTAGGGCTCCATATGATGAGAATATCGAAGTTTAACTTCGTAGTGGCTTCCTAAGTCCGGGCCATGGAATTAGTTGAAAAAGTGGTTACTACTTAGGTCCCCTAGCCCTCTTCGCTCGTAACCCTCGCTTCGATTTCAGACGGTTGCGGACTCAGGAGCCTCTATTTGCTGTACATAGGCCGTTTTGCAGGATTAACGGACCCAGGAGCCTCTATATCACAGAAAACCCTCGCTTTTGAGCCTGTTTTGACGACTTAGGGGCTATACGGTCCGTAAGACGTCAAAATATCGCTGATAGGAGGAAATAGGGGCTATACGGTCCGCTAGAATGCAGGTTACCTAGTTCAAGGGCTTGGAGTGTCGCAGGGTCCTAAGTAGTAACCACTTTCGCATCTATTTGCGTTAACGATCCGGAGTAACCTTCTAAATCCTCCGCTGAGACCTATGTAGTAACGGAATTTCTCAGTGGTAATAACTCCCTATCGCTCCATGTGCGCAAAGGGCTGTCCCGATTTCCGGGGCAGCCCTTTATTGAATTTGAAGAATGTATAGGGTACTCTCCATAAATCACCTTTCTATTTATCGCAGAAACGGATACTGCCCCTCATTCAGAGGACAGCGGAGCCATTTTTTCTAATATCCACGATTACCCAAGCAGCAGCTACTCTTCCACTTTGCATAGGCTATATAAATGCTGCTCGATAATAGACTCGTTGCGGCCAGCATCCAGTCTTCCGGGGTGCATCAGCTGGTGGATCGCCAGCCCGTCGACCAGCGCATTCAGCTTCTCAACCTCCAGTTCCACGTCCAGACCGGGTTTCGCCAGCTGCTGTTGCAGAAGGGTGTCGATCACAAACTGTGAAGCCTGCTGCAACCCCGCCTGCATTTCCTCGCTTAATCTTTTTAACTCCGGAAAGATCAACGCTTTGGCGTTAAAAGACAACCATACCTCCATTTCCATAATTCTGTCCTCATCCACCGGCACGAACTGCATCAACACCAGTTTCAGATTAGGTACCACCGGGCCCTCGGAAGGCAACGCCTCCACTCGTGACTGGACCCGTTGCACAAACAGGTTCATACAGAACGCAAACAGCTCTGCCTGCGTGGAGAAATAATGACGCATGGACCCTACAGACAGCCCGGCTTCTTTGCTGATATTGCGGACCGTAGCCTGCTCCAGGCCGGACCTGCGGATAATTCTTAATGCGGCTTCAGCGACAAGATGTTTCTGTTTAGCATGATCTACGATTTTTGGCATAGTTCCATTATACCTGCTTTTCTTTTTATAATACAATGTGCTATAATCACTTTAATTAATACACTGTATTAAATTAAACCAGAAAGGAAACACTACACATGAATCAAACCACAAACTTAAAGAGCAAGAAACGTAAACCTAAATGGGTAACTATTCTGCTCAGCTTCCTGTCCCTGCTTGTCCTGGCTGTCGCCGCAGGCTTCATCTATGAATGGTTCGCCTCCCGTCAAGTAGAGTCCGATTATCCCGCTCCGGGCACCTTGGTGGAAGCAGGCGGCTATCGTCTGCATATCCATAAGCAGGGCAGCGGCTCGCCGACCATTCTGCTGGAAGCAGGCAGCGGAGAAACCAGTTTGTCCTGGCGAGACATCCCAGAGCAACTGGCCGAATCTGCGACCGTAGTCAGCTACGATCGTGCAGGTTATGCCTGGAGCGAACGCGCGGATACGGAGCGCAGCGGAGCCAACATTGTGCAGGAGCTTCATACCGCGATGGAAGCCGAGTGGGCCGTTTCAACAGAAGATGCTATTCGGGGACAACAGTTGGGAGCACTGCCTGTGCGCATTATTGCCCGCGGCATCCCGCAGGACTACGCTTCTTTTCCGAGCGGAGAGTTCAAATTGAGGCTCATGCTGGCGGCAAGCTTCAGCTGAATCGGCAAAGAAACCACCAGCCAGAACTGCTGCTGCTGCTCATAAGATACTGTAATGACCTCCTGGGCAGCAGAACTGGCCGTCAGGAAATCGGTGAACTCCCCGGCGTTAAGTCGATCTGAAGGAAGCGGATGAAGACCGACCGAATAAACTACCCTGTAGTCGGCATCCACCACCTGCATCCCGCCGCCATGCCGGAGAAGTTCTGCGGTTGGAATACTGCGGTAATCGCTCTGTATCAGCTTCTCAGCCGTCAGCCGCTGGTAGATGCTGTCCTCCGTATGGAATATACCGCTGGCGGCCAGACCCATTAGCAGTAGCACCGTCACCAGCGTGGTAACGAGGAATATCAACATGTAATTCTTCAGCAGCCGGTATGAGATACGCTGTGTTCTCATCGAGCAATACTTCCGTCGCTGAATTTATAGCCAAGACCACGTACGGTTACCAGATAACGCGGGTTCCGCGGGTCCGCTTCCAGCTTGCTGCGCAGCCGGCTTATGGTCACCATTATCGTATTGTCGTCATAACAATACTCATCCTCCCACACCTCAGCGTACAGCTTTTTTCTGGTGAAGACTCTCTCTGGGTTACGCATCAGCCATTCCAGCAGCTTGTACTCCTTGGCCAAGAGGGGGACGGAATGTTCTCCGATGTGGAGGGTGCACGCCTTGGTATCCAGCAGCAGCTCACCGATCTGAATCCGATCGCGCTGCGCGGCAGGCGGGCAGTCATACACAAGCCTGCGTCTTAGCTGCGCCTCCACTCTCGCTGCCAGCTCAGCCGGACTGAACGGCTTGGGCAGATAATCATCTGCACCGAGCCCCAGCCCCAGCAGCTTATCCATCTCCTCGCCTCTCGCGGAGACGATGATTACCGGCACATGGCTGATCTTGCGGAGCTTGCGCAGCAGATTGAAGCCATCCAGTCGCGGCATCACCACATCCAGCAGGATCAGATCCGGCTGATGGTTCAGCACCAGCTCCAGCGCCGCCACCCCATCCTTGGCTTCCAATACAACATGTCCCCGAGGCTCCAGCGTGTCCCGCATCAGCCGCCGGATATCTGCTTCATCCTCTGCGATCAACAGCTTCATTGTTTCCTGTCTCCATTCTATCCAGCCTTGTCCTGCCTTCTGGCCGAATGTCTGTAATTATTTGGCATTGACTTCTTGGCCGTTCCGGGTTACCTTCTCACATATAGTCTTTGCCCGAAAGGAATACGATCATGAACAGCTTATTAACTACCGTTGACTTCAAGACGCTCTCCACCTATAATCCCGAGCTTAAGAATGTGGTCATTCTTGCCACCGGCGGCACGATTGCCGGCAGCGGCGAAGCGCATAAGACGCTTAATTATGAACCGGGAGCACTGCCGATCAGCGATCTGCTGGCCAGCGTTCCCCACCTGGATGAGGTGGCTAACTGTGCAGGCATTCAGGTCAGTAATCTGTGCAGTGCCGATATTACCGTAAGCCACTGGTTGACCCTGGCTTCAATAATTAACAGCCTGGCAGGCCGAGATGACATCCACGGCTTCGTCATTACTCACGGGACCGACACGCTGGATGAAACCTCTTATTTCCTCAACCTGGTGCTCAAGACCGATAAACCGGTGATCATCACCGGCTCGATGCGGCCTGCCACCGCGATTAGCGCGGACGGTCCGCTCAACCTCTACCAATCGGTTGCCCTGGCCGCCAATCCTGAAGCCTGTGGCATGGGCGTTATGGTCGTGTTTGCTGAAGGCATTTACAGCGGCCGGGATGTGCAGAAGGTGAACACCTTCAAGGCCAACGCTTTTGATGAGCGGGATTTCGGCTGTTTGGGGTATATGCGGGACAGTGAGGCTTTTTTCTATACACGCACATTGAAGAAGCATACTACCGCCGCCCAGTTCGACGTTTCCGCCTTATCCTCGCTGCCCGAGGTATCCGTTGCTTATTTCCACGTGGACGCCAATCCTGGCATTCTCGATTACCTGGCGACTCTTTCGCAAGGCATTATCATTGCCGGCGCAGGCGGCGGTATTTACAGCAAATCCTGGATCGACAAGGTGGGCGAGCTGAAGCAGAGCAACATCCCTGTCGTCCGCTGCTCGCGGATCTCCAGCGGAATTACGCTGAAGGATGCTTATATCGATCTGTCGTCCAACTCCATCCCCTGCAACAGCCTGGTTCCCCAGAAGGCCCGCATCCTGCTGTCACTTGCCTTGACGCAGACGAAGGACTACGACCGGATTGCCGCTATGTATAACGAATACTAAGGGGCTGCCGCTTAGGCTCCCCGTCCTGCTCTGACCGGACGGGGAACCTGCGGCTGCACCATATCCCCGGCACTCCTCAGAGCAATTCAAAGGCCTTTTTGCCTCTCATTCCACCAATCGGCGTTCCAAGGAGCAATTCAGATCAACGTTACTCAAGTACATGCTCAAGAGTTAGTTCTATAAGCCACGACAATCGAGCATGAGCCAGGTATTAACGGTAGTTTTTCCCCATAGCCACCTCTGTTGTACTACTCCGAAAGCGCAAACCTACTTGGGGATGTCTGGGGTCCTAAGTAGTAACAATTCATGAGTATATATGTTTAATTCACTCACCTGCAAGCCCCCTTTCCCACATATACT
This window encodes:
- a CDS encoding asparaginase; translated protein: MNSLLTTVDFKTLSTYNPELKNVVILATGGTIAGSGEAHKTLNYEPGALPISDLLASVPHLDEVANCAGIQVSNLCSADITVSHWLTLASIINSLAGRDDIHGFVITHGTDTLDETSYFLNLVLKTDKPVIITGSMRPATAISADGPLNLYQSVALAANPEACGMGVMVVFAEGIYSGRDVQKVNTFKANAFDERDFGCLGYMRDSEAFFYTRTLKKHTTAAQFDVSALSSLPEVSVAYFHVDANPGILDYLATLSQGIIIAGAGGGIYSKSWIDKVGELKQSNIPVVRCSRISSGITLKDAYIDLSSNSIPCNSLVPQKARILLSLALTQTKDYDRIAAMYNEY
- a CDS encoding alpha/beta fold hydrolase, producing MNQTTNLKSKKRKPKWVTILLSFLSLLVLAVAAGFIYEWFASRQVESDYPAPGTLVEAGGYRLHIHKQGSGSPTILLEAGSGETSLSWRDIPEQLAESATVVSYDRAGYAWSERADTERSGANIVQELHTAMEAEWAVSTEDAIRGQQLGALPVRIIARGIPQDYASFPSGEFKLRLMLAASFS
- a CDS encoding recombinase family protein; translation: MANELVCIFNRKSRSDGDTDSTLSNHRTITTDLCRRIGVRYTESSTYEEILSGGTKFEERTELLRMMRDIEAGLYHAVVVVELQRLARSGHLSQMIADVLEKANCLIITPTQTYDLRNKEHRLMYDMVSSLGVYELKTTDNRMRDGYINKAKAGHYVSAQPPYGYDAVWDDFIKRKHRTLVPNDRAKYLQLMFQLAEEGYSLRDIKAELDGRGIMSSYGNKWYIRTIQHILNNKQYLGILVVRLTDKYTKEVSEIIETHNAFPALVSVERFIRVQLAIKGRLSGDMETRTRSRGLVRTILKDLVFCNVCNRKIGYTTSVKRKDVLVVKKCECGNRGVMESTLKEKFYQQLAFIEQYWREEWVRVLNGNIGSDTNDLEEKLADLESNKSKYTARLKKLSDGFLDGLFEKTEFLENKKAITDEVENINKSISEVKIQLNATDIESLNVQMESRFTVLDKIKDSADIKESNRLLKLIIERVYYQRESDKITLMIAPK
- a CDS encoding TetR/AcrR family transcriptional regulator, producing the protein MPKIVDHAKQKHLVAEAALRIIRRSGLEQATVRNISKEAGLSVGSMRHYFSTQAELFAFCMNLFVQRVQSRVEALPSEGPVVPNLKLVLMQFVPVDEDRIMEMEVWLSFNAKALIFPELKRLSEEMQAGLQQASQFVIDTLLQQQLAKPGLDVELEVEKLNALVDGLAIHQLMHPGRLDAGRNESIIEQHLYSLCKVEE
- a CDS encoding LLM class flavin-dependent oxidoreductase: MAETPGTMEIGISTFLETTPDPHTGQIMSHALRLRQAVEEIVLADQVGLDVYGIGEHHRADYAGTAPAVVLAAAATQTQRIRLTSAVTVLSSDDPVRVYQAFSTLDGLSNGRAEIMAGRGSFTESFPLFGYSLEDYNELFEENLELLLAIRDTEKVSWRGGHRAAIVNRGVYPRSVQTPLPVWIASGGNAESAIRAGMLGLPIAFAIIGGMPEQFAPLVDLYKQAAVRAGHDPAKLQIATHSHGFVGDTTDEAAEKFFAPTQAQMNVIGRERGWGQPYSRATYDAARSLRGALYVGDPEYVAEKIILLRRNLGVSRFFLHVNVGTMPHLEVMRAIELLGTRVAPIVRKELARLEG
- a CDS encoding VOC family protein; this encodes MPIHAYLNFAGNCREAVEYYAKVFKTEKPKIMSFGDMPDNPQYPLPKEAKTMVMHTRLEILGSTVMFSDVFPGMPFTVGSNISLSVVTDNAEELKTAFHQLQEGGKVEMELQETSWSVYNYISSW
- a CDS encoding response regulator transcription factor, whose protein sequence is MKLLIAEDEADIRRLMRDTLEPRGHVVLEAKDGVAALELVLNHQPDLILLDVVMPRLDGFNLLRKLRKISHVPVIIVSARGEEMDKLLGLGLGADDYLPKPFSPAELAARVEAQLRRRLVYDCPPAAQRDRIQIGELLLDTKACTLHIGEHSVPLLAKEYKLLEWLMRNPERVFTRKKLYAEVWEDEYCYDDNTIMVTISRLRSKLEADPRNPRYLVTVRGLGYKFSDGSIAR
- a CDS encoding C39 family peptidase, which produces MKEIVYYSQKNPKWKNTMYSSRGDTTQTIGASACGPTSAAMVISTLTNNVLLPTMAAKYAIENGFRTSNEGTSWGFFSSIAEKHGLTCSQTSGLNEVKTALSKGKLVIASMKKGHFTGGGHYILLVGINGAWIDVYDPNHSNRRYGSDGLVDQGVKDDGKVKSKESVFSAECKQYWIFDTVKKDDTKTTQSTIKDDEEVQTVKMILTKDNSVVEGFMKDNANYIPVSVLKELGHRVTWDNENKKLYIS
- a CDS encoding type 1 glutamine amidotransferase domain-containing protein; its protein translation is MWLSEATHFIEVFDKHDVVIDLVSPKGGDVPLDPKSLGAVLDKSTKAYFESAEFMGTLKNTMTPEQVDAESYDAIYFTGGHGTMFDFPDNASLLQISRAIYDKGGIVSAVCHGVGALLNIKHSDGTPWISGKKLTGFANIEEKMAKQEEGRLITGQNPQSAKR